The Argiope bruennichi chromosome X2, qqArgBrue1.1, whole genome shotgun sequence sequence GCTATCTtcattttcaaattgtatttttctttaattcgttCTATACCAATATGTATGTATTTACATTTTGTAACACTTTTCAAGAATTtacatgtgtatatatattgcaaaacaaacaaaaaaaattaaattagtaataaaaattaatttaaacgaaaatccaatttgtttgtctgtttgttttttaaatttttgtttattgatgttttaaaactttgaaaaatcttaatccttatcttaaaaattcttaatctctcttatgaaatatcataaattattttttcaatatttttattgctaaaatagaTATTTGCTATCTTTGTATTGTTGCTCTAGGTAGCTAAGGGGACGAACTTCTCATCCCAGAATATAAATGATCTCATTAAACACACttcacattaaaataaacttCCTTTAATAaggaatacaaatattatatctcACTGCAAGATGATAcactattaacaaataaatatagcTGAGACTTGAAGTGCAATTgctctatgaaaaaaaaaaaatcaaaatcagcaTTACTCAATTTTGTTCAAAACCCATATTACTGATAAGTATAATATTCTATATCCAAGGTGTAAAAGCAACAGcgctaaattgaaattttcattagagCGGTGGAAAGAAAAATTTAGCCTTCAGCTGATGGAAATCTCATGCTATCTGGAGCAAAAAAAGCAACAACACTTGATGTCTCTTCAGATCTCGTGTTAACAACTTGCTGGAATATTTTCCGCTCAAAATCAAAAGTCCCGACGGGTCATTGAATATTAGTAAGGAAAATTGGTATCAGTATTCTTAAAGTCAAGATAGACTTACAATGCGAAATTTTTATCAccaaatataaattctttctacTCATACTATACACTCGGTCCAAAAAGTTTGTAAACTCTGGTAAAATACATGTTTTAACAAAACAGAAAGGCATATAAACACCAACTACAAGTATGTTTATTCAAACCAAATGTGACTTGCCTTcaaggaaacatttaaaaaaaataacaatttgtatttcagttatataacaaaataaaaaccgTAAATATTCCAAACGTTTATAAAATAGATGATATTTCAACGAAAGGCGCTCAATATAATATtctcaatagtttaaagtttttccatttttcagtATGACATTGTATACATGTTTTTCCACCGACATAATTAAGGTCTGTAATATTTCTGGTTCCAAATCGTATTATGACCTTTCAATGGCTGTCTTCAAGGcgttcaatgaataaaattaccCTCCATTCTCAAATATCTTCCAAGTCATAATGCTCCATGCATTCTCAATTGGGTTTAGATCAGAACTTATCGGTGATCACTTAAGATTAGTAACATTTTtagagtttaaataatttttcgtagCATTGGAGGCAAATATGGGAACATTATTATGTTGATATTCCTCATttctataaatgtataaaatgattttctagTGTATTAATGTATTTAGGAGAATTGTGTCGGCCATCTAAAAAGTTTAAACTCACTTGACCGTTGAAATCGAAAGTTGTCCACACCATCACTGATATACCATTACTTTGCTTACTGAAAAAGCTCCTGGGCCCTTTTCGTAAATTATGCCAATACTTAATCTTCCTGTCAGGTAAATTTTTCTCCtaacaggaaaataaaatattccattaaaaaaaatcactgaaaacgACAACCATTCATTTATCACCATATGATATAGGGTTACGAGCCCTTTGCAATCTCTTACTAATATGGAGCTTTGAGAGTGGTGACATGTCAGTCATGTTACAACCTGGAGATGAGCAACAGCATGTCGACTTTACTAATTTTTTCCTCATCAGATATGATGAAGATAGCAATTGGATAATACGTAAATTATGGACGGATGAAGCATATCTCTTCTTAGCAGGGGATGTGAACTCCCAGAACTCCAATCACTGAGTGGACGAAAATCCTCAGGATATTACACCATTTCCTTTACATGAAGTTAAGGTGATTTTATGGTGTATTATTGCAAGCACATTTGTTCTCAATCCTTACTTCTTCGAATAGATTACCTCTATAAATATGAGATTGTGCTCCAACACAAGTGCTCGGTATACAACAATGTTACAAAGTTACTTCCTTTCAGAAATGcagcaaaaaatattgttaatgaaaatgTATGGATGCAAGATAGTGCTCCTTCACGCACCTACTGCAACAATATTTTGGTGATAGAATCATCTTCCTTAAATTTGTGATCCCCGACATCATTTCGATGAATTTCTGGTTATCAGATTATCAGCAAGCTGAGGTATACACACTAAATCCATGAGATTTTTCAGAATCGAAAGATGCTATAAAATGTGCAGTTATACAGATTAATCCTCCAATGTTAATTTCGCCATTGTTGCCAACAATGCATGCTGGAGATCGTCTGAAAAGGTGGGAAAACTAGCGATTccaatgaaagttttctttttcatctccTCTTTTGTGTCATCCTTAGTCCTTTATTATACCCCTCTTCTCAAATGATTTAAGCCTTCAATTTTCATCACACGCGTTCATCCCAACAccatttgtcatttttaaatgcGCCGAACAATTTGGACAAGAAAAAGTggtttggtgaatttttttttatttttattttattacggCGAAAAATGGTgagatttttttactataatcaTAACCCCGAAAACTCTGTTGTTTTAAATCATCACAATCTCGAGCGGATgcctttaaaaacatttgaagctTCCTTTCGATTGGTTGAATGGATAAGCCGCTTGAGTTCATACATTGGGGAAGACAAAATAGAGAATTTTCTATACTTTAAGACTAAACTCTAGATTCGATACCTTTAAGAGggtttcaaattttagaaaccTCCATTCCTAACTTTGAAGTTATTTACCATTCTAAAGGATGAAAATAAAtgtccaaaatgaaaaaaaaaatgggcttTTAAGTAGggatttaaataaattcgtagATCAAAGTGTTAACTGAAACATATCAACgaagaatttatgaaaatctgCATTGTTATAGtgattattttaaagagatttcaTTATTTAGAGAAAACTTGATTTCAGAAACGtaagaacaaataataataataataataactaattataaaaaaagtatttgatctTACAAAGCTCACATTTATTGCGAGTCGCTTTATggacaattttctttatatatataaaaaaattgtatcatacCCAAGTAGTATTTGTATCATACCACATTATATTGTATCAATATAGTGTGCTACGATACACTTGTATCACGAAacactttttgaaattcaaaatttcaattcgatAAAAAGTAGTCACTATGATCTCATATTTACCAAAAACATTTTCAGTCAAATTCAAAATTGGTTAGATCTTTCGGAATgggcataaaattttaatattttgttgaaaaacatggatttctaattaaaaaaaaacaaatagaaagttaaactaaaaatttaaagtttaaaatagtaattaacaGTAGAAAAAAGTAACATATGTGTCAGATAAAATTCAGGTATCCCAGAATAGCAATAAAATTGTTGGTTTTTCTCAAAATGAAGGTCCATTGCTAACGGTTTCATTTACTTCTTgtctactttttaattaaaaagtttcttgaaaccatacagataaaaattatttcaaaattaaaatgtgctaACTTAGctctatcttatttttttattttatgaaattaaacttatttttgaattaagtgaaaataatttattaaaaagattacatATCTGAATCATACATGATGAAGATTATATATTGAAGTAGAAAGCGAATTTTTTCTGGGACAGAGATATAAAGTTTAGAATGTTAGttgccaacaaaaaaaaattaaaactgtcttGGCATATTTAGTACATCTCCAGGAATCTGTACgaaaacattattcttttttaccaataggcatattattaaatttagaatccaTCCTTTAGGCTAATATCAATTATtctatttagtatatatattgtAGTGCAGCTTTTTGAactagagaaaaatttattttgtgagatTACAAATAACTAAACTCAGGTGAAAGTCCTTTTCTTGGAGATAGGTGCCAAAAAATCTGCCTTCTTTTTCTTGAATATGTGACATTTCCTATATAACAGGAGCTTATCTAGAAAGTACTCTTCTGCACGGtttaaatgttgtaaatatataaaatcaatcagtgataagatataaattaaaggTTTCTCATGAAAAGGTAAAATGCCGTCAAGATATTAGTTCAAATCGCATCTTAGAAATAACTGCATTCTATTTTGACTGTCAAAAaggtgaaataataaataaataaattataagtggTAAATCAATTAGGATAGTTGTGCAAGAGcacatatattttattgaaaaacaatgtATCGTAAAAAAGCACCCAGAAAGATCATTTTGAAAGATATAGTATCATCGataataaaatgtctgaaaaaaacATTGCATTGAGGAGAAAAGTATTAAAGCTGTTACTTTGATAGTATCGTAACAAATATTGGAGCCTCTAATGAACcagtttcatttttagaaaatgctttaaaaacccCACTACAACCTTCATTTAAACGAATTTTCTCTCAGAAAGATATGTCCACCTTCAGTTGCCCAACGTCTAGAGCTACTTCTATGAGTGGTACAATGGTACAACAGTTAAACATTTAAGAAGTTGTCTAGTTTTACTAATTGttgaatgcaataaaatatatagtatttttccAGAGTTTGCTTTCAATGAATTGAgcacaaacaaaaagaaatctcCGAAATATTTGCCATACTTCGCTAACAGGCGAATGCCCACAAGAGTTAACCAGCACAAATCCTACAATTAACTCCCATGCCAGATGATCAGAAATTGCAAATCAAACTTTATGTTTATACATTACACCGCTTGATAAACCTCCACTGTTGAAAAAGCCGACTAAATTTGTGATGAAAATTTGTGTTGTCTCATTTTTCACTATATGATGTTATccaagaattattttcataatataacactttttaaagataattcaatgCTTCAAGAACTTAGAAGACGAAGTTAAAGCAATTGTCCATTCAACTCTGTAGAGAAAAACTTTGATTCacgaaaaatcattaaatgtcTGTGAAGCAAAAACGGACAAAACACTCGAAAAATAGACTTAAAAGCAAGGAGGGTCTTCAAACCATTATTAGGTGATTTTGAGGCAGACAGAAACATGGATTTTACTGAAAAtctataactttaaatttttattcttaaaaacacaaatttgcattctatttatattttttaaatcgaaaatgtatgtttttggtataaaaattcaaaCGTTAGGTACATCTCAGGAGACTTAAATACCTTTCAATTTGACTAAAACGTTTATTAGTACACGTGTGAccatagctatatatatatatattatcaaattcaaagtttgaatttttaaaaaatgttttgtgataCGCCCTATTGTgtaatattgtaaaatgaaaaaagcgatattataaaattaaaagaaaacaatattgtaattatttcaaaatactgaaagagtgtaaaattaaaaaaaactgtgataTTGATCAATAATGGGTTTCgttattgtataatataattcccaatattgtacaatatggtTTTCGGTTATTCAACAAATTAGCTcttaatactataaatattccaaaattaaattataaagtaggaagaaataataaattattaatgcagATCTtagatatttgtaatataaattttcgaGACTTCAGCTTTTCATTTATCTCGAGACTCGATCCGAAATCTTTGGGCTTGTTAACAATGGTTAATTCATTTGGCCATGGAAATCTTGAAACATGGCTTTCATGGTTATTAGATGCTTGGAGTTTAATTTTTGTTgtccttttaatttaataacttttttataatttagagaatgtaggaattagaatataatttgtattaaaagaagAAGCGATTTCACATCTCTCTTCACAccagagatgcataatccacgaatttttgaataacaaatatttttgctaatgttatttttaaatatttattccgaaTACCTCCTTTTCAATCACACTTTTAATtaacagttattaataataaaatttattaattggaattaataattaatttatttatgataaacttaattaatgtatttaagcctaatttttaattttaattcattccaaatcattaatttaatttatttatttaagttaaatattttctaaaaaaaattgaaataaaaaatgtcatttctttaaagatttcactttagttctatattctgtcAGTAGATAGCCCCTATAAAGAGCGCCAATGGCAGTTTCATTTCacaggcaattaaaaattatccttatGCCAAGTCACTGAAAGTCAAGAAGTCAAGTCACCAATACTATAAAGAATGACTTCACTCTTACAAACACTTTCCTATGAATAAAGCTGCTTTCAGTGATATGTGTTTCGAATGATTACAATGATACTATAATTGACTACAATGATACCATGATTACAATGgtacttttcaacccattcataGATTTCTCTCTTTCCCTCTATGGCCTCAATTAAGGGAATGGAAGAATGTCATCCTTGAGGCTGAAAGTCTGTTTCTGACGTTTCTTGTCCTCCTGCAGGGGTTACCCCTTTTTACAGACTTCTTAATTTTCGGCCACATGATTTCATTTATCAgggaatggggtcaattcatgtgacgtaaaagtcacatgtcatgtacctcttgcgcatggcatttaagtttcatccgcgtCGCTCTCTcatcgatcagtctgccattaacgttctccgccaagtatgaagcggattttttgtttacatttgaagttataattttttagtcattttctttcctcttattatgtgttaacagaggaaatactggtgtgctgatggatgcatgctttaatgcgaaacacaagagtgtttgtcatgataaaatgtttttttttattttcctttcaacaatcctgacttgggttgatagctttggtatagattttttcaagccttcgaagtcggtgatatgctccgatcattttgaagaattcatgcagtgtgtgtccatttattaaatatagctgttccagtaatttgttagaaaaactcttcgaagaaaaagaaatcggtaagcgatttgccaccaaaaacaatcaaacaaaatcatgagtgcatttctaatttacttcattcacatttgatgaaatttctgataattttgaatatgcttagaaggttttaaaatgtttacatgagtattacattgcatttttttacaaaatcttatctaaatttaattaatgtaagtaagcaaactcctattgcaaaaataacaactgctataatgctaaacttaggtggaagtgaatattactagttttctaattacatttgcagatttgtgatggattcaaagtgaatttatatcaaacattatttctattgttaaaaatgaaatgtcaatagtttattgtatttaaactgaaattcactgttatcataatatcctgttataacactgtgcacctcagtgatttctgttttaataaataaaggtcttttcattgaaaataaatttccatatcagcatttattatataatttttattctcaacttcattgctacatgcatgtttcactttttttttctatttctttaacatatcaattttgaattataaaattctgtgaaagcataagagtgtttctttcaactcctctttatatcctatttagcttctctctctctctgtatatatatatatatatatatatatatatatatatatatatatatatatatatatatatatatatatatatcatgatattattcttgtttattcattcaatataatttttatcaatgtaactttagcatttaaaaaaatttcataaatgttctgctttaaaagtatactgttcaacattatgtttttattagtgataaaaaaaaaactgttctttagtatctaggatgtttctgttgaataaaattgatttcatcatttacattgacattcttgtcatactgtgtttatattatttctaagtgttgtgtctagaaaaataaatgttgataaagagtaaatagttttatttttagttttttgtattagtgagtacattgaaacatacatttgatcatatttttttcaaataattatcacatatattttatctctctctctctctctctatatatatatttgtaatttgtaaataaaaattatgaaagcttgattttgtttgttttcctttaatgatttctacaaattaaaatgaaattatttattcataagttgcatagatttaaaaaaaggtatccataccttttatatttcataatttgaaattgtaaacataatttattcaatatatactaatttgagtttcatgttctttcttctaaggaaactgaaaacatcaaagtctcaatatttatagaagtaattacataagaaaaaaaaatacaataatttcattagtaagctttcctaagagtaataattatttttaaaaagaactaactgggggaactatattcataaaattcaacattcaatactatttaaaggaacatatgtaatttttcaaaaacactgccatagtcatatgtcaaaatgtatccttcggataaaaaaaagggggtggggggatatgggaaaggaaagaataaagcggcaccaaacgaattaaaaagcgatattaattaattttgcataaacaataattccattgaaaatactaattacaattttaatataagaaataaaattatataactaagaaaatttggagaaaataattcaaaataatatctttaaaaaaatcagaagtttttaataattgaacggctagcttaatatttactaaacaatgtcaacaacaatgtaaacagtgtcaacgttatcggcagacatcacgacatgcgcagaacggttgaaaattgaacagaagcggtttgtttggtacctgacacgtgaccgtgaattgaccccattgtgTCTTTGTGGTTTGGGATTGATGAAAATCCACgactcattttatttcttttccaccTACAATATACATATCCGTCTATTGCAgacttattttttacattaacattGTATTTAAATGGAACTCGGTTGGTTTCCCGGTGAGTTGCTGTTACATTAATCTGAGAAATATcgattttatattgaattttaatcaccataaatgcaatgcattttatgtttcaatatgcgaggtaaaaatatcaatgatGATGAATTTTGAGCTGACCATAGAGCTGATTTTTCCGTCATTTTACAGGATTTTTAGGCTTTGATTTAAtgtatgaaaattcaaatttgaacattaagaaaatataaaataaagttttctttaacaaaagagtgctctttaaaattcttaatgatttgcttaaacataataattttgtcATATTCTATTTATCGTAAGAGTTGgtaaaaattgtttcagaaataaaattttaaaaaatttaaatttatttatgaaaattatttactttcctttcattttctaatattaatttattttattgtaaataaataaaaaaaacgctaggatattttatctaaaatcaaaatCAAGATATCGGGAAATGTATCCGGTTTGTCCATCATTTCAGGTAAAACGTATTAAAATGAATGCTAAACTTTAATATCGAATTGTAAAACACAAAATTGACATTAGCGTTATCACATCGTTGATAAACGtagaatttacattaaaatttaacctTGAATATAATTAGTAAGATCACTGTTTAGATGATTAATTGAAATTCCTGAGAAATATCTTTTGCAAGATTGCTGGTTCTAAATTGGCATGCCacttctgtatttatttatttatttattttttagtattgaatattacttattcatttactaattttggaatttgtacttgcatttttagtaaataatcgaaattataattttatgtttagatcTTGGGAATCTTTATAAAAAAGACTGACAATAAAGTTGTATTATGAATGCATAGACTATACCTTAGTGTTTTTCGAATATTACCATTGAATGTCAAAGTTGATTAAATCagaatttcagcaaaatattcaTACTGACATTTTCGAAGATTATTAAGAAAATACTCTGATATCCACCTACATCCCCCATTACAAAAATCGAAGTTAGCAATTATCACGTGATTTGTTTTATAAGCCAATACATGGACAGACAAAActagttaatttttcttttataccccataaataatataaatattattttaaattaataattagatcaaaagttgaaatcaaataattataccaaatttcatgacgttagagctttattgcgctcgtccaaactacttcaattaaatttaatctttccctaaacttataaattaaagtaattattccaCATTATGATTTGGAGATGCTTGTGACCACTTTGTAACACCGCGGAACTCCGCAACATCACGATATTGCCTCTTGTAATCGATTGTGAATCGATGTCGTTGTTCTCGAAAGCTTCAAAACTTGTTTTTCTTGTTTCCCGTTAGTCGAAGCGGCGTTGTTTTGACATTTGAAGCTAGGGGTCTTTTTAAGGAGTTTCCTATAATACTgctattgtgatattttttattttaagaatggaaGTAAAAAAGGAAGAAGACGATGAAGTTGTAGGTGACTATATATTTGATGGAACTAAAAGTTCTgcgagaaataaaattaaagttcatCAGTCAAAAGAAAATCCTACCTGCAAGACTGGACAAAGCCGACGCCGCAAAATCTTTAAGAAGAACAAATCTGTTTATAAAGGTCCTCGTGCCATTTCTGTTCCCGTTGCTACCAACCGGGTTTATTATCGTGGTTCCTATTTTACTAAAGGAGATGTTGTGTCACTTATTGATGATCAAGCGCGAGTTTATTATGCTCAGATTCGTGGCCTGCTTCAAGACCAGTACTGTCAAAAGAGTGCTGTCATAACATGGCTGCTTCCAACCCAGAGTAGTCCAAAAGGACGCTTTGATCCAGCCACTTATATCATAGGCCCTGAAGAAGAATTTCCAAGAACGCTTGATTGTCTTGAATTTGTTTGTCATTCTCCAAACGgatattattatttggaaaatccACGTCATCCAGAGGTACAAGAGAAACCAGTATGTGGATTTGCTTGGACAAGTAAAGGTCCAAAAATAGTATCTCTTCCTGCTGAAGAATTTCATACTGACAGTGAATAATCAGTAATATCGAAAACTTTTGgcattttgtaaactttttagtTTGAAATGTCTGTTTTTTATCccagcatatttaatttttttttcacacttatCATTCTATTTTGAgtctgtaataaatatttgtcgtGAAATTGTGTTGCCTAAAATTTAAACACAGATAGCtgggtaaaatttttttttagaattattaaaaattaattcattacaaCATTAATTAAAGCTCAAATTTATTGGATTATGTTGATATATTTCAGAATGGCTTAgtcttttaaaagattattaagaaGAAGTGGAGAAGGATATGTTATTatgtaatatgataatatttaaaatcaagatagttttattattttcaatatgattGCAGGTAGTTTTCTTAGCTTCAACAGGTTTATCTGAAAGTATTCAGCACTTTTATATAGAGCTAATTTCTTGGAGTTgcaatttgtctttttaaatgcttgatatatttttacattgcaTCTTTTATTTCTCTTTGATTCTTTACacttgtttattaaaattcaggaaatttaATGACccgattttgatgattttttgatagtgaaaagtatcaaataatttgtaaaattgtcatcaaaaatatatttaaatcaacttGATATGCTTTTCTTTAATGATCTGAGTTGTGAAATCATTCTTATAGTATTTgtcatgaaattcaattttataattatccaaatatttattatatattaaatcaggctatcataaaaattaaaactgttcattccagcttaaaattatttttgcattaggTGATACATAAAGTATGGATAATAAGTAATGTGTTTTCACTGCTTACAGTATTTCATACAAAATCAATAGCAGTATTTGCAAAAGTAAACTTTtgatatataattgaattataaattatatttgaatattattatgttaaaaattcttatattttatttaggatagttaaaaatttaagagt is a genomic window containing:
- the LOC129960553 gene encoding GATA zinc finger domain-containing protein 1-like, which encodes MEVKKEEDDEVVGDYIFDGTKSSARNKIKVHQSKENPTCKTGQSRRRKIFKKNKSVYKGPRAISVPVATNRVYYRGSYFTKGDVVSLIDDQARVYYAQIRGLLQDQYCQKSAVITWLLPTQSSPKGRFDPATYIIGPEEEFPRTLDCLEFVCHSPNGYYYLENPRHPEVQEKPVCGFAWTSKGPKIVSLPAEEFHTDSE